The genome window cttaaagggaccctaaatcatggactcttttttcgtaaacactcttcacttcatcttcatgcatttgccaatgctgattgggtaggtaaccttgatgatagaacatccacatcgggatatattatcttccttggtgctcatccaatcagttggagttctaagaagcaaaagacaatcgccCGGTcttcaactgaagctgaataccgtgccattgccgctaccattGCAGAACTCAATTAGATCACGAATCTACtctaggaactcaacatcgatttcacccctacaatatattgtaataatattggagctacctatctgtgtgcTAATCCGGTAtttcactcccgcatgaaacatattgctatcgacttccactttgtacgcgatcaagttgttcgccgtcaacttcgtgtttctcatgttcatacggctgatcaattgaCCGACTCattcacgaagcctctagctcgtaaactctttgcattacatcagtccaagattggcctccttgataggagcaccatcttgcgggggcatgatagtagatgagatttctctaactgtttgaggaaatctctctactctgttgagggaaatcctctaacctgttgaggaaaattcttccttttaacctgtataaaaggaaggggatatgttaataacaatcaacttctccAACaacttatctatttattttctaacacttTGTACAATTGGCAACAACTTTTGTGCATAGTTGTCTTTGTTTGATTGATCTTCTTGCTGTGATACTTGAAATTGATTATTATATGATTTGAAGCTACTATATTGTGATTTGCATCACGTTGCTTTGTGCACATAAATAGATTGATATGCGAGGCATATTAATTTGGAAGAAGTACCATGAAAGGAAGTGATTGCTCAAGTGGAATTAAAAATATAGTGAAGCAGATCCATCACCCTCTCTCATTCTACTTCATCGAGGAAGACCTGCCGTTTACAGGCAGGTTGATAGAGGTAAAATAATCAGATCGAATTCATGGCAAACCACACAAGTCTCTCCTGATCATCAGTGGACTTGCAGAATATCAACTCTCTCGGGAAAACCTCCATCATCTGGATGATAGAGGTAGAATAACCAGATCGAATTCATGGCAAACCACACAAGTCTCTCCTGATCATCATCAGTGGACTTGCAGAATATGATCAAAGCTCACCCTGAATACTGGGGAGAAAGTGACACCTGAATTCGACCGATGTGACCCTGCATGCCTTGTCTGCTTTAATGGGCAAAAATCTGCAACAAAGCGATTCAAGAAAGCTGAAACAAGCGCCAGTAACGAGCTCTCCAGGCGCGCCAGCAGCTGACATTGGAGCACATGGAGATCCAGAACGGGGCTGGGGAAGGACCCAGGATGGTGTGAAAGTGAATCTAACCGCAAGAAAGGGGGAAAGACCTGGGTGGAGTGATCATAACCTGCCATTGTTGCTGTCTAATGGTATGGCGGCTACATCGGAACGCATGCATGAACTGGCACGAGCCACCATGAAGAAGCGTGAAAATTAACAGATCAAGCCATGTGTTTCTGCCGGCATTAGCAGACTTGTCTATTCCCTTGTGGGGGCTCAGCATAAGCTTAATTCCTCTCTGCGTTTGTGAAAGGTGAAAGGCCATGGCCGAAGACAAGATCAAACTGTGCATCTATATATGTAACTCAAGAAGTTACTTTGCCATTTACAGGAAAAGAGAAGAGATTCTTTCTTGGAGGTCGCAGGACAGAgagaaaaagaatacaagaatCAGCCAGATTAGCCATTTCAAGGACACCTCACGTTTCTTCCTGGTCCTCCGTAATAGAAATAGTTCCCCCAGACGCCATTAACTCCACCTTGGATGGTGTAGCAGTTTGGATGGTCAGCCAGGAGTCTGaggttagaggacaatgggatcaaACTGTTGTCCCAGTCGACAAGTTGCAGATTGCGGAAGTAGGAAGCCCGGCGGAAACCTTCTGCGGCGAAATGGCCGCTGCCCATCTGGGTTGATGTGTGGTACCCCGATGACCGGGTGTTGACGATCTCTCCGCCAAACTGCACCATGTTTGCGTGCACAGCCAGGTGACTGAATAAGAAGGTAGGCCAGTAGCCCACCAGCACGCCTGCTCCCATCTCCAGCCACCAATGTCCATGCTTGGGGTCCTAATGGTGTTGCATGAGTTGATTGAGTGAAATTACATATATTAAATTTGATCAATAATTCATTAGTCGAAGTGTTCTTACATTGAATTGGTGTCCACCGTGATATATGTTATTCTCAATAGTAATTTAACTAAAACTCGTTGTCTTTGTATAGTTTCTTACATAAATTTTTTTCAGGATGTTGTCATCTCCAAAATAACTAGCAAGAGAAGTACTTAATTACCTTCCACACGAGAAGATCAATGTCGAATTGGCCACCGTCTAGTGCAGATATTGGTGAGATTGCTGCTCCAATGGCGATCTTATTATTTGTTTGGACAAAGCCTGAGCACAAGAGATTGTAGCAGCCTGTCTCCTGATACGCATCACTCTACACATCAAGAGATCATCACCAACTATTTATTACTCAATACCTTAACATCTTAGCAATATAAGCAGTCATCTTCGTTTTGATATGTCCCTTGTCTATGTCTAGGGGAACTCACCGTCCAATATGTGAAAAATCTGGGCCTGCTATCTCCATAAAGCTGAGGACTAACCTGAGAAAATGTACATAGATGGATCGAAGTTTTCCTAAGAAAAGAAAGAGTGTAGAACGAAGGGTTCGTAATGAAGAGTAGAGAAAGATCATATGGATGATAGTTGAGGGAAACAATATGTTAGAGCAGATTTTGATTCGTATTCGACAATGCAATCACACCTAACCTACTACATGGAATCTAAGCTATAAACAAATCCAATATACATCTGGATTACCTGCCATCCAGCTTCGATGGTGTTAAGATCATTGCCGAAAGAGCCAGAGATTACCCACATCTGAGACAAGCTGAACTCGGATACGCTTGTCACTCTCGGTGCCCACACGCTAAGGCTAGCTTTTGCACCGTAATACTGAGCTCCCATGACATAACCAACTGCATGCTGCACCAATGCACGACGGTATGAGTGTCTGCATGGAGAAAGAGACGGAAACAACAGCTCGGAAGCAAGCTTATGAAACGAAGGTGTTTGATCTATTAGAGAAAGGCACAAGGTTAATTAGAGGACTGTTTGGACTATGCCACCTCATCTTGGTTCCCTTTCTGAAGTTTTCTGTAGATGCACATGGAGGATCTTTCATGTTACGATTCATGAATCAAGTGCACATAGGGACGAAGGGAAGAGGACGCTGTTGCCTACAGGACGTAGGGAGGAAGAAGACTGTTGCATAACTCCTAGTGCGATCCATGAATAAAGAGAGTGCCTCTTGTCGTTCTCGAAGGGTACTGGACCTATAATGTAAGAAAAGCAAGCGATAAAGAGCTCCTTATGGGAAGGACAATTAATGCTTGGCTTGGTGGGGAAAATGGTGGGAAGATACGAACGGAGAAGGTAAGAAATAATCAATTATAACCAGTGGAGAGTTTCTCCTTGGtaagaggaaagaaagaaagaaaggagacTTGAGTGATGAGATTACGAAGGCAACCATAGATTAATTCAAGCTAACCTCGTGGCCAGTGCTTCTCGAATCACGACGCAATCTGCCTGCAGCCGGCTTCCGCCCAAACCCCTGAATGGAGCTGGCTCTCAGTATGTCTTCTCGTGACGCCCTCCGAATCGGCACCGTTCCTTGGGGACACGACTCGCCGGAGATTGTCCACGCCTGGAACTTGGCGTCCAGTAGTGTGCTGCTCGAGTTGTTGCCTTTTGGTCTCTCAGGTGGATCCTGCAACCAAAAGCTCTCTAAGATCAGCACTGGCCTGATCGATCAGTTTGATGGGTCATACAGAGAAGATCTCACACGCACCGACGGTCTCTGGCCTCGTAGCTTCGGATGATCGAATGCTGGCTGGAGATGCGATGGAACACAGTCTATAAGATCACCGTCAGGACTCTGCAAGCACGACAGGTGAGCATTGCGGAATTCGGTCAGGAAGCAGGGAGAAGATAAAAGGGAGAGTAAAATAGATGCCTTAATCGTCCTGACAGCAGCCTTGTTCACCCTCTTCAGATGGGCTCTGATGCTCCTATGCTTCGCTCGTATCTCATCCCTGGGATCGAGTGTTGTGCTATTGATCGCGGCTGCCGAGTTGGAAGCAAGGAGAAGACAAGCAAGGAAAAACGAAATGATTCGATAAGCTTTGGCGCAGCTAGAAGCCATGCCCGGGGAATTTTGGAGCTGCGATCCTTCTTCTAGAGCTATCTGTATCTGTGGACATCGGCGTGGTTGTCTTCTTCTTGCGTGATCGATCAATGGCCTCTCTCGCGAGCTATAAAAAAACTCCCCATGGCTGCTTGGTTTTACTCCAAACGACACCAAATTCTCACTTCCAAGCGGACACCTCCATCCAACACTTGGATCCTAAAAAAATCCCAAACCCCATGTTTCCTCCCTCATGTGGCCCCTCACTCTTACCACCTCCCACCTCTCACCTCCCCTTCCCTCTTCACCTCTCAGTCTGCTTCAAATGCCACGGAAATGGGCTCTGACAAGGAAAACTTTTGGAGAATGAGGTTAGCTGGATGGCTGTTGAAAGGTGAAGGAACGGAGGAGATCTTCCCCGACGGTAGACCTGTCTCTTCTTTTCGTACAGCTTTGCTCACGATACAGGGCCTTGGTGACTACGCCAGCAAGCTttatcttttcctcttcttttggTTGGTGTATATACATATTGGGCATCTCAAGTGCGTGTCCTTGTGGTTGGACTTCCCGTTTCAGTTCCCTAGATGTTCTTTGGCATCGCAACAAACCAAACCTGCTCCTATTTATTTGTTTTCTAATTACATAACCTTAGTGACTGAGCAGTCCTTTGCACTCTATATATACTCCCAGCTTGAGTGCCAAGATTGCACATTTGATAGAACTCGAGATAGATTTAGGTGcacaaagttcatctcaaaaaaaagaaaaaagaagatgcTTCTTTTTTCTGTATTGCTGATTCGATCAACCTCCAGAAAATTCAGCATGGGAAAGGAgtgagagcgagacttgagtcacTCTACACTGTGTCCAAGAAATTTCAAGTTGTGAGTATATAAtatgaatttttaccactgctTTCgaggaaagagaaaaaagaatatgGCATTTACCATTGTTAAAAACTTGATTATGTACTAAACCAGAGTGATGCAGAGAAAATTATTGTTTTGGACAAATCTTGACGCAGCCTTTGTTTATATCATGTGACGTGATTGTGTCATCTTGACATTGACCCGTGAGTGTTGATGCTCATTTTCTCGTGTATTATTACTgcaatcgatcgatcgatcgtacCCATTGGGAGATTATAGTTTGCAGGAATTATCAAAGCACAGACTGGATAAACAAACCATTCTAAAACACATGAAAATGTTTTATCATTTTCACGGGCTCAGTCAGACTCGAACTCGATTGAATCAATTTTGTCTCATCGAGTTAATGACCAAAACATTAAAAATTGCAGTTCATCTTATCCTCTCTATATATAATTTGGGTTTGTCTCACTTAATGTGTTCTCTCTCTGTGTTTAAGATTCTTGGGATAGGAAATCGGGGAGTGTGTAGACCCCATCTACAGTGCTCGAACACGCAAAAAGCTAGTGTGAGGGTCCCACGTCTGTTCCAAGTCCATTATCGAGGCCTCCGGCCATTATGTTGGCCACTTCCATCCCTTCGTAACCGTGCTTCTTCATCATGTTCTTCCCCTCCCACAAAGCCGACTCATCGCTTTGCAGCGTTCAAAAGGAGGGAGCACCACCTGAGATGCATTGCCCCACACGGATCCACTCTCGTCGATCATCTCAGTCCAAGCAACTTTCCAGATTACCCAGCTCACCAAAAGATTCTAAGCACCTCAAGAAGAAGACAAATTAAGGTGATCCAAAGATCATCAtaatctccttctttttgccGAGTGCTTGAATATAAACAAAGACAACGCATTTGTTACCGAGAAAGATTATAATGTCACAAAAGTATGGGCATAATTTGTTTCCGATTGCAAGATTGTAGATACAATTTTTCGAAAAAAATTGTTGTAATGTCTACAAGCTCAGTAGCCTGACAACACCTACTCAAtaagagaaaataaataaatacagaaaaaaaataaataaaagaatcatATTCGTTTTTATTGAAGattataaaacttaattaaagattcataagaaaaaaatattatttattatataaaataaaataattatattattcaaAGAGaaacattatatttttattttattttattcttttatctaGATTAAAACAATTGTAATAGAGAATGAATCGGCAAATCAAACTCTTCTTATGTGTGAGTCTTGCAAGATCATAGTTATgtgttttgtttttatttttttggaaatAATTACATAGTATTCGAGtttgatacttattttttattttttttatcatcgtttttttgaaaaaaaataattttattctttattattaaaaaaatttcctTTAGTCTTAAAAAGAGGTGGACAGCACTCTACTTACATGCAGTCTGCTCATAAATGCGATTCTCAACGAGTTGAAAATTGATACACATCCACGGCTTTTGCAGTGACTCGTATGGGTCGCGCACATGGGCTGCTCCATCCATCTCAGTTTGACATCGTCCCCCTCCTGCAATTTGGCAGAGATCGGCGTAGATACCtaagataaaaagaaagaaaacgaaatAGTGGCAAGCACCATGTACGGTAATGATCGGACAAAGGCCAGCATGAGAAAGAAAGGTTGCCCTTTCTTCTTTTGACTCTCTTTTGCATTAAACTGTCAAATCCGTTGCCTAACATACTCCAGTGATTCGCCTGTTCAGGAAAAGCATGGAAGGAATGCactgaagaagaataagaagaagaagaagaagagagaaaacaaAGAGCAAATTCGTATTGGTGACTGATTTATTATAAGACTCTGCTCACTTGCGAGATTTGACTTGCATACGCTGGAGATTCTTCGGTGGAATTGATTCAAACACAGCAGCCGCAGCACCATCTAAAGTCCACAAAGAGACAAGACGGGTTCCGAATGCTTCTTGGTATCTTCCGTGTTGCTCCTATGCAAGATTGTTCTCTTCCGTTTGCTTCTCGTCCCGTCGTGTCGATCTGTGAGTTGACGACGCGATCCATTTTTCACTTTTCAACCGCGACGGGAGAGGACGAAAAGAGACATCAAACACACGTCAGGCGGGACTCTTCCATGATTTGTCCGTCGGTGAGAGAAAGCCACAATTACTGCCAGCCGTGAGGGTTACTCTAACAAAGCCCAGCCAGCCCAGGATGAGCCCGCCGTCGGAAGAGGACCAATTGCTTGGGTGCGCGTATTGGCTCAACCATGCCATTAAGGCAATTAAGTGGGGATTGGGCCCAAGTCAGTTCCCATTCGGTCCATGTCGGCATGATTGAGTTCACCTGATCCGCGATCAGGTGCGCGGTGGCTCGCACCCGTGTCAAACGTCAGATGTGTATGGATAAATGGAACAATAACTTGCATTCTTTTAAGGTTGGTTGTTGAGATGGCTCTTCTTCGTTTTCGCTACCCTCTGTCACTtcccctctcctctctctcttcctcttctcccgcCCATGGCTGCAGGCGTTTTAGGTGCGCCGCGGGCAACCAGGCTCTCTTCTCTGTCGATGCCACGAAGGTAttcccctccctcctcctctctctaCGTGCACCACACCATCGCACGACCTCTCTGTCCACTTCTCATCTTCCCTTTTAGCTGTTTGTTTTGTTTCTTGGGTGCTCCTTATTCGAGGTTAGTTAACGCTGGCGGTTGATTTCTTGAATGGTCTGCCATCTTTGGCGCCTGGATGCCCATCATGGTCTGTTCCAATTAATCCCCCATTTTCGACATGTTCTGGTTTTGCTTCTTGTTGTGGCGATTATTGTTATGGCCCCCTTGATACGGTTCGTTGTTGTTGTTTAAACGCTTGGGAAGTCGGTAGCCCCATTTGAGAAAGGATGCTGCAGGCTGTTTTAGGTGCTAATTTTCGATCATTTGTATTTTGAATTGACACATAAAATGGCTGCGGTGATGATTTAGTTAGAG of Musa acuminata AAA Group cultivar baxijiao chromosome BXJ2-3, Cavendish_Baxijiao_AAA, whole genome shotgun sequence contains these proteins:
- the LOC135607509 gene encoding protein neprosin-like, with protein sequence MASSCAKAYRIISFFLACLLLASNSAAAINSTTLDPRDEIRAKHRSIRAHLKRVNKAAVRTIKSPDGDLIDCVPSHLQPAFDHPKLRGQRPSDPPERPKGNNSSSTLLDAKFQAWTISGESCPQGTVPIRRASREDILRASSIQGFGRKPAAGRLRRDSRSTGHEHAVGYVMGAQYYGAKASLSVWAPRVTSVSEFSLSQMWVISGSFGNDLNTIEAGWQVSPQLYGDSRPRFFTYWTSDAYQETGCYNLLCSGFVQTNNKIAIGAAISPISALDGGQFDIDLLVWKDPKHGHWWLEMGAGVLVGYWPTFLFSHLAVHANMVQFGGEIVNTRSSGYHTSTQMGSGHFAAEGFRRASYFRNLQLVDWDNSLIPLSSNLRLLADHPNCYTIQGGVNGVWGNYFYYGGPGRNVRCP